Proteins encoded in a region of the Streptomyces sp. NBC_01381 genome:
- a CDS encoding siderophore-interacting protein yields the protein MPDGTVKPARRPSLNPLEHLFAKQRLEGVITETDSVTPTMKRIRIAADGLSGTVIPPGRHIRIQINDPLSLYGILRPGETLRTYSVWDQSDDGREVEIRTHLYDGEGIGLRWTRDVQVGQEVSFWGPLGDFDLRTDAPYHVFVGEETASAAFGPMIRALGSEARVYGVLESESPDDEVPVPGPHILRRAYRRGASPVSSQALLGAVSDLDLPEEIGVAYVAGEARTCQAVRDHLVHVRKWPRTQIKVKPFWTPGKRGLHH from the coding sequence ATGCCGGACGGTACGGTGAAGCCCGCGCGGCGCCCGTCACTCAATCCCCTCGAGCACCTCTTCGCCAAGCAGCGGCTGGAGGGAGTGATCACGGAGACGGACTCAGTGACCCCGACGATGAAGCGCATCCGGATCGCCGCCGACGGGCTGAGCGGAACGGTCATCCCCCCGGGGCGTCACATCCGGATCCAGATCAACGACCCCCTGTCGCTGTACGGGATCCTGCGCCCGGGTGAAACGCTCCGCACCTACTCCGTCTGGGATCAGTCGGATGACGGCCGGGAAGTTGAAATCCGAACGCATCTTTACGACGGCGAGGGTATCGGACTGCGCTGGACCCGCGATGTTCAGGTCGGCCAGGAGGTCTCGTTCTGGGGGCCGTTGGGTGATTTCGACCTCCGGACGGACGCTCCGTACCACGTGTTCGTCGGCGAGGAGACGGCGTCCGCCGCGTTCGGCCCCATGATCAGGGCGCTCGGGTCCGAGGCGCGGGTGTACGGGGTGCTGGAGAGCGAGTCCCCCGACGACGAGGTGCCCGTGCCCGGGCCGCACATCCTCAGGCGCGCGTACCGCAGGGGCGCATCCCCGGTCTCCTCGCAGGCTCTGCTCGGCGCGGTGTCGGACCTGGACCTCCCCGAGGAGATCGGCGTGGCGTACGTCGCGGGTGAGGCGCGTACGTGCCAGGCGGTCCGGGACCACCTCGTCCACGTGCGGAAGTGGCCCCGTACTCAGATCAAGGTCAAGCCCTTCTGGACACCGGGGAAGCGAGGGCTTCACCACTGA
- a CDS encoding TetR/AcrR family transcriptional regulator produces MSMTGSEDRKMPQQTSSSRVEKRRQATLLEIRSTARQLLRKHGPTGVTVNAVAREMGMSGPAVYRYYASHDALVEAVIADFYQELTTTMQAARDACPPEHPGRRLAATCRSMRAWAINHPGEFRWMFASPVRAAARHDAESPRLRAGQQFEKVFLDQFVDIWEKNPSPATRFEDLPPSLQEQILEYAARADSPLPPEALHQFLKSWIRLYGLLCMEVLHQLDFAYSDLEPVFEESLRELCVLHNLEYLPPQES; encoded by the coding sequence ATGTCAATGACTGGAAGCGAGGACAGGAAGATGCCGCAGCAGACGTCAAGCAGCCGCGTGGAGAAGCGCCGGCAAGCCACCCTGCTGGAGATCCGCAGCACGGCCCGCCAGCTCCTGCGCAAGCACGGACCGACGGGCGTGACGGTCAACGCCGTGGCCCGCGAGATGGGCATGAGCGGACCCGCCGTGTACCGCTACTACGCCAGCCATGACGCGCTGGTCGAAGCGGTGATCGCGGACTTCTACCAGGAGCTGACGACGACCATGCAGGCGGCGCGGGACGCCTGCCCGCCGGAGCACCCCGGCCGGCGGCTGGCCGCCACCTGCCGCTCGATGCGGGCATGGGCGATCAACCACCCCGGTGAGTTCCGCTGGATGTTCGCCAGTCCGGTCCGCGCGGCGGCACGCCACGACGCGGAGTCGCCGCGGCTGCGTGCCGGGCAGCAGTTCGAGAAGGTCTTCCTCGACCAGTTCGTCGACATCTGGGAGAAGAACCCCTCCCCGGCCACGCGGTTCGAGGATCTGCCTCCTTCTTTGCAGGAGCAGATCCTCGAGTACGCGGCCCGGGCCGACAGCCCGCTGCCTCCCGAGGCACTGCACCAGTTCCTGAAGAGCTGGATCAGGCTCTACGGGCTGCTGTGCATGGAAGTCCTCCACCAACTGGACTTCGCCTACTCGGATCTTGAGCCGGTCTTCGAGGAGAGCCTGAGGGAACTGTGCGTCCTGCACAACCTCGAGTACCTGCCGCCGCAGGAGTCGTAG